The following are encoded in a window of Pseudalgibacter alginicilyticus genomic DNA:
- a CDS encoding deoxyguanosinetriphosphate triphosphohydrolase, giving the protein MNWEQLLSLKRFGDTNKRLRKEQDETRLGFEVDYDRIIFSSEFRSLQDKTQVIPLSKTDFVHTRLTHSLEVSVVGRSLGRRVGQKLLEKHPHLHNIHGYQANDFGAIVASAALAHDIGNPPFGHSGEKAIGEFFKTGNGKHYKNQLTEKEYQDLCDFEGNANGFKILTESRAGRIGGLRLSYATLGAFTKYPKESLPKKPTNHIADKKYGFFQSEKKEFLDVANELGLLKRSDDHLSYSRHPLAYLVEAADDICYTIIDFEDGINLGLIQEEFALEYLSKIIRSNIRPENYYALSTKQDRIGYLRALAIGNLINEAVEIFMEHEKAILNGDFDCALLDKSQYNAQIKDIIKISVENIYQSTEVIDKEIAGYGVINTLLDTYTQAANNCYNNTASNYDKLILKGLPNNIKTDDSSLYNRLSSVCYYVSLLSDSKAILDYKKIKGIEF; this is encoded by the coding sequence ATGAACTGGGAACAATTACTATCATTAAAACGCTTTGGCGATACCAACAAACGTTTAAGAAAAGAACAAGATGAAACCCGATTAGGATTTGAAGTAGATTATGATAGAATTATCTTTTCTTCAGAATTTAGAAGCCTTCAAGATAAAACCCAAGTTATACCACTATCTAAAACTGATTTTGTACACACACGCTTAACGCATAGTTTAGAAGTTAGTGTGGTTGGTAGAAGTTTAGGAAGACGTGTAGGGCAAAAATTATTAGAAAAACACCCACATTTACATAACATTCATGGTTATCAAGCCAATGATTTTGGAGCTATTGTTGCATCAGCAGCTTTGGCTCATGATATTGGAAATCCGCCTTTTGGGCATTCTGGAGAAAAAGCTATTGGAGAGTTTTTTAAAACTGGAAATGGGAAACATTATAAAAATCAACTAACAGAAAAAGAATATCAAGATTTATGTGATTTTGAAGGTAATGCTAATGGTTTTAAAATTTTAACTGAGAGCAGAGCGGGACGCATAGGGGGGTTACGTTTAAGTTATGCTACACTTGGTGCTTTTACAAAATATCCTAAAGAATCTTTACCTAAAAAACCAACCAACCATATAGCAGACAAAAAGTATGGTTTTTTTCAGTCTGAAAAAAAAGAATTTTTAGATGTTGCTAACGAGTTGGGCTTGTTAAAACGAAGTGATGATCACTTAAGTTATTCACGTCATCCATTGGCATATTTAGTTGAAGCGGCCGATGATATTTGTTATACCATCATTGATTTTGAAGATGGAATTAATTTAGGTCTAATTCAAGAGGAATTTGCCTTAGAATACCTTTCCAAAATAATAAGAAGTAACATCCGTCCAGAAAATTATTATGCACTTTCTACCAAACAAGATCGTATTGGTTATTTGCGTGCACTTGCCATAGGAAACCTCATAAACGAAGCTGTAGAAATTTTTATGGAACATGAAAAAGCTATTTTAAACGGTGATTTTGATTGTGCATTACTTGATAAAAGTCAATATAACGCTCAAATAAAAGATATCATAAAAATAAGTGTTGAAAACATCTATCAATCTACCGAAGTTATTGATAAAGAAATTGCAGGGTATGGTGTTATAAATACCTTGTTGGATACTTATACACAAGCAGCTAATAATTGTTATAACAATACGGCATCCAATTATGATAAGCTTATTTTAAAAGGCTTGCCTAATAATATCAAAACGGATGATAGTAGTTTATACAATAGGCTTTCAAGTGTGTGTTATTATGTGTCGTTGCTTTCAGATAGCAAAGCTATTTTGGATTATAAAAAAATAAAAGGGATTGAATTTTAA
- a CDS encoding carbonic anhydrase family protein: protein MKAHTKETQATMTPEKALDFLKEGNQRFQNNLKANRNLLEQVNDTSEGQFPFATILSCIDSRVSAELVFDQGLGDIFSVRIAGNFVNEDILGSMEFACKLAGTKLIVVLGHTSCGAIKGACDHAEMGNLTKLIEKITPAVNAVSEPKDESLRTSKNLEFVDSVSQKNVELTIQRIHEESPILSEMEKNGEIMIIGAMYDINTGEVTFA, encoded by the coding sequence ATGAAAGCACATACAAAAGAAACACAAGCAACTATGACTCCTGAAAAGGCATTAGACTTTTTAAAAGAGGGAAATCAAAGGTTTCAAAATAATTTAAAAGCAAATAGAAATTTATTAGAACAAGTAAATGATACAAGTGAAGGACAGTTTCCTTTCGCAACTATATTAAGCTGTATAGATTCTAGAGTTTCTGCCGAATTGGTTTTTGATCAAGGTTTAGGTGATATATTTAGCGTTAGGATAGCCGGTAATTTTGTAAATGAAGATATATTAGGAAGTATGGAGTTTGCTTGCAAACTGGCAGGAACTAAATTAATTGTTGTTTTAGGACACACAAGTTGTGGAGCAATTAAAGGGGCTTGTGATCATGCAGAAATGGGAAACCTAACTAAGCTTATTGAAAAAATAACGCCTGCAGTTAATGCTGTTTCAGAACCTAAAGATGAAAGTTTAAGAACTTCTAAAAATTTAGAGTTTGTTGATAGTGTTTCGCAAAAAAATGTTGAATTAACAATTCAAAGAATTCATGAAGAGAGCCCAATTCTTTCAGAAATGGAGAAAAATGGTGAAATTATGATTATTGGAGCCATGTATGATATTAATACAGGGGAAGTCACTTTTGCATAA
- a CDS encoding DUF2490 domain-containing protein, with protein MKKKISMAVLMVTLILPILSQSQESDFGNWLIYIGNKKLNNNWNIHNEIQYRNYNAIGDLEQLLLRTGLGYTFNDSKNNLLLGYGYILSKNYTEGASDDKTSVNEHRIFQQFTSGQTVGSVKLNHRYRFEQRFVEDDFKMRFRYFLALNVPFTNKEDNAFYASAYNEVFLNTETSVFDRNRVYAGIGYNLNSNIRLEAGYMNQFFETNGRDQFNIFTYVNF; from the coding sequence ATGAAAAAGAAAATTAGTATGGCAGTATTAATGGTAACATTAATACTGCCCATATTATCTCAAAGTCAAGAAAGTGATTTCGGTAATTGGTTAATTTATATAGGAAATAAAAAACTTAATAATAACTGGAATATCCATAATGAAATTCAATATAGAAATTATAACGCCATTGGCGATTTAGAGCAATTGCTTTTAAGAACAGGATTGGGATATACATTTAATGATAGTAAAAACAATCTGTTATTGGGCTATGGTTACATATTGTCGAAAAATTATACAGAAGGAGCATCAGATGATAAAACATCGGTAAATGAGCACCGTATTTTTCAACAATTTACTTCTGGTCAGACAGTTGGTAGCGTAAAGTTAAACCACCGATATCGCTTTGAACAACGTTTTGTTGAAGATGATTTTAAAATGCGTTTTCGTTATTTTCTTGCGTTAAATGTTCCTTTCACCAATAAAGAGGATAATGCTTTTTATGCTTCTGCTTATAATGAGGTTTTTTTAAACACAGAAACATCTGTATTTGATAGAAATAGAGTCTATGCTGGAATAGGTTATAATTTAAATAGTAATATAAGACTGGAAGCAGGTTATATGAATCAGTTTTTTGAAACTAATGGTAGAGACCAATTTAATATTTTTACTTACGTAAATTTCTAA